A genome region from Bradyrhizobium commune includes the following:
- the glk gene encoding glucokinase gives MSIGTTGQTILLADIGGTNARFALTQGDQIGPIDYVKVADHPTVREAISDVLRRAGGEQPVRGVLAVAGPVTNNRCVMTNSPWVIDGNELQPALGFDSVHVLNDFEVVAWSLPALQPADLIPLGGQDGIAGEPLLVIGPGTGFGVSCLVERHGARLAVVTEAGHATLPAENEREERVIACLRRRLGHVSIERGALSGSGLQSLYEALAEIDGAQVPQRDAAAITTAALDGSCALSRATLEMFCAILGSVAGNLAVTFGARGGVYIAGGIAPRFPEFLKASAFRARFEAKGRFQDYLRNIPTRLVMKPDASFVGLKMFADHNPD, from the coding sequence ATGAGTATCGGAACAACTGGACAGACAATTCTTCTTGCCGACATCGGCGGCACCAATGCGCGCTTTGCGCTGACGCAGGGCGACCAGATCGGACCGATCGACTATGTCAAGGTCGCCGACCACCCGACGGTCCGCGAAGCCATTTCCGACGTGCTGCGCCGGGCCGGTGGCGAACAACCCGTGAGGGGCGTGCTGGCCGTCGCGGGTCCCGTCACCAACAACCGCTGTGTCATGACCAACAGCCCGTGGGTCATCGACGGCAATGAACTCCAGCCGGCGCTCGGCTTCGACAGCGTCCATGTGCTGAATGATTTCGAGGTGGTGGCCTGGTCCCTGCCCGCTTTGCAACCGGCCGATCTGATCCCGCTCGGCGGGCAGGACGGCATCGCAGGCGAGCCTCTGCTGGTGATTGGACCGGGAACGGGCTTTGGCGTTTCCTGCCTGGTCGAGCGCCATGGCGCCCGGCTCGCCGTTGTCACCGAGGCTGGCCACGCGACGCTCCCGGCGGAGAACGAGCGCGAGGAGCGCGTCATCGCGTGCCTGCGCCGACGTCTCGGCCATGTCTCGATCGAGCGCGGCGCGCTGTCGGGTTCCGGCCTGCAAAGCCTCTACGAGGCGCTGGCCGAGATCGATGGCGCCCAGGTGCCGCAACGCGATGCCGCAGCCATCACCACGGCCGCTCTGGACGGCAGTTGCGCGCTCAGCCGCGCGACACTCGAGATGTTCTGCGCCATCCTCGGCTCGGTCGCCGGCAACCTCGCGGTGACCTTCGGCGCTCGCGGCGGCGTCTATATCGCCGGCGGGATCGCGCCGCGCTTTCCGGAGTTCCTCAAAGCCTCCGCGTTCCGGGCGCGATTTGAGGCCAAGGGGCGTTTCCAGGATTACCTCCGCAACATCCCGACCCGGCTCGTGATGAAGCCCGATGCGAGCTTCGTCGGCCTGAAGATGTTCGCCGACCACAACCCGGACTGA
- a CDS encoding alpha/beta fold hydrolase, producing MAEQAGKPQSGSGHRPDDPLLWPFAAARLAVDAWFWWLERAPAEPDDSDLPWTTPNFVALELATMRLRDCTRTGAGQPALVCAPYALHRALIADFAPGHSVVQSLQKGGVDRVYLTDWRSAAPGMRYLSIDSYLGDLNVAIDEIGAPVDLVGLCQGGWLSLLYAARFPAKVRRLVLVGAPVDLSIESGLSQLARNAPEIVYDQLVARGGGNVSGGEMLRVWSKAPSRDDIAAALQRDLSDDEGAALLARFDRWNSETLNLPGAYYLQIVNWIFRENRIARGHFTALGREIDLKDVQVPIFLLAGLDDDVVPAAQALATASLLGTPPASIAAASEPSDHLGLFMGARTHAHAWPRIAAWLRSDLAGLLARSA from the coding sequence ATGGCGGAGCAGGCAGGCAAGCCACAAAGCGGATCGGGGCATCGTCCGGATGACCCGCTGCTATGGCCGTTCGCCGCCGCGCGGCTCGCCGTGGACGCCTGGTTCTGGTGGCTGGAGCGGGCGCCTGCGGAGCCGGACGACAGCGACCTGCCGTGGACGACCCCCAACTTTGTTGCGCTCGAGCTTGCAACCATGCGCCTGCGTGATTGCACGCGGACAGGCGCCGGCCAGCCGGCGCTGGTCTGCGCGCCCTATGCGCTGCATAGGGCCTTGATCGCTGATTTCGCGCCGGGCCATAGCGTGGTGCAGTCGCTGCAAAAAGGCGGCGTCGACCGGGTCTATCTCACCGATTGGCGCTCGGCCGCGCCTGGCATGCGCTATCTCTCGATCGACAGCTATCTCGGCGATCTCAACGTTGCGATCGATGAGATCGGCGCGCCGGTCGATCTGGTTGGTCTTTGCCAGGGCGGCTGGCTGTCGTTGCTTTATGCGGCGCGCTTTCCCGCCAAGGTACGGCGTCTCGTGCTGGTCGGTGCGCCAGTTGACCTCTCGATCGAGTCCGGGCTGTCGCAGCTTGCCCGCAATGCCCCCGAGATCGTCTATGATCAGCTCGTCGCACGCGGCGGCGGCAATGTCAGCGGCGGGGAGATGCTGCGGGTCTGGTCCAAGGCGCCAAGCCGCGATGACATCGCAGCGGCCTTGCAAAGGGACCTCTCGGACGACGAGGGCGCGGCGCTGCTCGCGCGCTTCGACCGCTGGAATAGTGAGACGCTCAACCTGCCTGGCGCCTACTACCTTCAGATCGTCAACTGGATTTTCCGGGAGAACCGGATCGCGCGCGGCCATTTCACGGCGCTCGGCCGCGAGATTGACCTGAAGGACGTCCAGGTGCCGATTTTCCTGCTGGCCGGGCTCGACGACGACGTCGTGCCGGCGGCGCAGGCGCTTGCCACCGCCAGCCTGCTCGGCACACCGCCTGCCTCCATCGCGGCCGCTTCCGAGCCCAGCGATCATCTCGGCCTGTTCATGGGCGCGCGGACCCACGCGCATGCCTGGCCCCGGATCGCCGCGTGGCTCCGCAGCGACTTGGCCGGCCTGCTGGCGCGCAGCGCCTGA
- the pncA gene encoding bifunctional nicotinamidase/pyrazinamidase has product MGTDMQISDRDVLLVIDVQNDFCTGGALAVPNGEKVVPAINRIAQKFANVVLTQDWHPGDHVSFAPNHAGRQPFQTIELDYGTQVLWPTHCVQGTAGAEFHRDLDVASASLVVRKGFRRDIDSYSALFENDHRTPTGLLGYLRERELKTVFLAGLALDFCVRFSAEDARKAGFEVAVIADACRGIDLDGSVAATHRSFGELGISVVSLEAFL; this is encoded by the coding sequence ATGGGGACCGACATGCAGATTTCCGACCGCGACGTGCTGCTGGTGATCGACGTGCAGAACGATTTCTGCACCGGCGGGGCGCTCGCCGTTCCCAACGGCGAGAAGGTCGTCCCCGCCATCAACCGCATCGCCCAAAAATTCGCCAATGTGGTGCTGACCCAGGACTGGCATCCGGGCGACCATGTCTCCTTCGCGCCGAACCATGCGGGCAGGCAGCCGTTCCAGACCATCGAGCTCGATTACGGCACCCAGGTGCTTTGGCCCACGCATTGCGTGCAGGGCACGGCGGGCGCCGAATTCCATCGCGATCTCGACGTCGCAAGTGCGAGCCTCGTCGTGCGCAAGGGCTTTCGCCGCGACATCGATTCCTATTCGGCGCTGTTCGAGAATGACCACAGGACCCCGACGGGCCTGCTCGGATATCTGCGCGAGCGCGAGCTGAAGACGGTCTTCCTCGCCGGCCTCGCGCTCGACTTCTGCGTTCGCTTCTCTGCGGAGGATGCCCGCAAGGCCGGCTTCGAGGTTGCCGTCATCGCGGACGCCTGCCGCGGCATCGACCTCGACGGCTCGGTGGCGGCGACCCATCGCAGTTTTGGCGAGCTCGGCATCTCCGTCGTGAGTCTTGAGGCGTTCCTCTAG